One Acaryochloris thomasi RCC1774 DNA window includes the following coding sequences:
- a CDS encoding Crp/Fnr family transcriptional regulator, which produces MGDSELNDWLSTTLIFQGLSASQLTALTDIAQLRTFGKGDLVFEQGCKATGFFVIKIGRVKVFQLAANGREQILNIFEARDNFAEVAAMDGQCFPASATALEPATLLFVPRTEFLALLHQYPDIAINMLVTLARHSRHLVKVVENLSFKDVPQRLAAYLLSLNDGSVNESQVQRTVTLNMSKSQLAAALGTIPATLSRAFYRLSTDGIIAMQGMQVEILDCDRLQDLSLLQEHPN; this is translated from the coding sequence GTGGGTGACTCAGAACTGAACGATTGGCTTTCGACGACCCTCATTTTTCAAGGACTCTCTGCATCACAGCTCACCGCCTTGACCGATATTGCACAGTTGCGAACCTTTGGCAAAGGTGATCTTGTGTTTGAGCAGGGCTGCAAAGCCACTGGATTCTTTGTAATCAAAATAGGGCGTGTCAAAGTCTTTCAGCTCGCGGCCAACGGGAGAGAGCAAATTCTGAATATCTTCGAGGCGAGAGATAACTTCGCAGAAGTCGCGGCAATGGACGGTCAATGCTTCCCGGCCTCCGCCACTGCCTTGGAGCCTGCTACTCTCCTCTTTGTTCCTCGGACTGAATTTTTAGCGCTGCTGCATCAATACCCTGACATCGCGATTAATATGCTGGTAACTTTGGCGCGGCACTCACGGCATCTCGTAAAGGTGGTTGAAAATCTTTCTTTCAAGGATGTGCCGCAGCGATTGGCAGCCTACTTGCTCAGTTTGAATGATGGTTCTGTGAATGAGTCTCAAGTCCAGCGTACTGTGACGCTAAATATGAGCAAGAGCCAGTTGGCTGCAGCATTAGGAACCATTCCGGCCACTCTCTCGCGGGCTTTCTATCGCCTCAGTACTGATGGCATCATTGCTATGCAGGGAATGCAGGTAGAGATTTTAGATTGCGATCGCCTGCAAGATTTGAGTCTGCTGCAGGAACACCCTAACTGA
- a CDS encoding group I truncated hemoglobin, producing the protein MATLYEKLGGAAAVDIAVDKFYERVLQDDRIKHFFADTDMVQQRAHQKAFLTYAFGGTDKYDGRFMRTAHKDLVAKQGLGSEHFDAVAEDLMTTLKEMGVPEHLLAEVAAVAAAPQHKKDVLNQ; encoded by the coding sequence ATGGCAACTTTGTACGAAAAACTGGGTGGCGCTGCCGCCGTTGATATCGCAGTTGATAAATTCTATGAGCGTGTTCTGCAGGATGACCGCATCAAGCATTTCTTTGCTGATACCGACATGGTGCAACAGCGGGCGCACCAAAAAGCGTTTTTGACCTACGCCTTTGGCGGCACTGATAAATATGACGGTCGCTTCATGCGAACAGCCCATAAAGATCTAGTCGCAAAGCAGGGCTTAGGCAGTGAGCACTTTGATGCCGTAGCTGAAGACTTAATGACCACCCTCAAAGAAATGGGTGTACCCGAGCATCTACTGGCAGAAGTCGCAGCCGTAGCAGCAGCACCTCAGCACAAGAAAGACGTCTTAAACCAATAG